In Mastigocladopsis repens PCC 10914, a single window of DNA contains:
- a CDS encoding SWIM zinc finger family protein: MTNDTLQASREWWSQRWLDLLDSYRFKKRLERGRNYARQGNVLRIEFKGAKVLAMVQGSEPEPYTVSLSLDPFSEEQWGYVIETMSQKSIFAAKLLAGEMPQNMEDVFTANGLSLFPFTLSDVHSKCSCPDKANPCKHVAAIYYQLGDRFSEDPFVLFQLRGRTKEQILTDLRNVRSANNVEKLDVTSLQTEKPDAQKSTVNKRFSVNKDSFWEYNEPLESSLVVIVPSTSETVLDMLGPVPLAKEEENLTSLTAADVVMKYLDTVYKDVSQKAVLAAMNVGGT; the protein is encoded by the coding sequence ATGACAAATGACACCCTTCAAGCAAGTCGAGAATGGTGGTCACAACGGTGGCTTGATTTGTTAGATTCCTATCGTTTTAAAAAACGTTTGGAACGTGGGAGAAACTATGCGCGTCAGGGAAACGTTCTCAGGATTGAGTTTAAAGGTGCAAAAGTATTAGCTATGGTGCAAGGTTCTGAACCAGAACCATATACCGTTTCTCTGTCTCTTGACCCCTTTAGCGAAGAACAGTGGGGTTATGTGATTGAAACTATGTCTCAAAAGTCAATTTTCGCCGCCAAGTTATTAGCAGGGGAAATGCCACAAAATATGGAAGATGTTTTCACTGCCAATGGTCTTTCTCTATTCCCTTTTACGTTGTCTGATGTCCATAGTAAATGCTCTTGTCCTGATAAGGCTAATCCCTGCAAACATGTTGCAGCTATTTACTATCAGTTAGGCGATCGCTTTAGTGAAGACCCATTTGTTCTATTTCAATTACGCGGACGAACAAAAGAGCAAATTCTCACTGATTTACGTAATGTACGCAGCGCTAACAATGTAGAGAAGTTAGATGTAACGTCTCTACAAACGGAAAAACCTGACGCTCAAAAGTCAACAGTAAATAAACGATTTTCTGTAAACAAGGACTCTTTTTGGGAATATAATGAGCCATTAGAATCTTCTTTGGTGGTCATTGTACCATCGACAAGTGAAACAGTTTTAGATATGTTAGGGCCAGTTCCCTTGGCAAAAGAAGAGGAAAATTTAACAAGTTTAACCGCTGCTGATGTGGTCATGAAGTATTTAGATACAGTGTATAAAGATGTTAGCCAGAAGGCTGTTTTAGCAGCAATGAACGTTGGAGGCACTTAA
- a CDS encoding DUF3146 family protein, with translation MSAKRLPETTAHVRITRQSWQHGFLEGEVRAGDFEWQFQWHFRRGELSVKPSQGRALIKEPLGRFLEQRDYQLEPGGDYAFTIRAQL, from the coding sequence GTGAGTGCTAAACGTCTACCAGAAACTACAGCCCACGTCAGGATTACCCGCCAATCCTGGCAACACGGCTTTCTTGAAGGTGAAGTGAGAGCAGGTGATTTTGAATGGCAGTTCCAATGGCATTTCCGCCGGGGAGAACTGTCTGTCAAGCCTTCTCAAGGGCGTGCTTTAATCAAAGAGCCTCTCGGTCGCTTCTTAGAACAACGAGACTACCAGCTCGAACCAGGAGGAGACTACGCTTTTACTATTCGGGCTCAACTGTAA
- a CDS encoding polyribonucleotide nucleotidyltransferase has product MGEFEKSISFDGRDIRLKVGQLAPQAGGSVLIQSGDTAVLVTATRSQAREGIDFLPLTVDYEERLYAAGRIPGGIMRREGRPPERAILTSRLIDRPLRPLFPSWLRDDLQVVALTLSMDELVPPDVLAVTGASIATMIAKIPFNGPMAAVRVGLVGDDFIINPTYAEIEAGDLDLIVAGSPEGVIMVEAGANQLSERDIIEAIDFGYEAVQDLIKAQYDLIAELGLEIPVQEPPEVDATLENYIRDRAAEEIKKILSQFDLDKTARDAALDVVKESIQTEIAELSEEDSVRLAASANNKAVDNTFKELTKKFMRRQIIEDNVRVDGRKLDEVRPVSCHVSIVPKRVHGSGLFNRGLTQVLSACTLGTPGDAQSLNDDLQQDQHKRYMHHYNFPPFSVGETKPLRAPGRREIGHGALAERALLPVLPSKEQFPYVIRVVSEVLSSNGSTSMGSVCASTLALMDAGVPISQPVSGAAMGLIKEGDEVRVLTDIQGIEDFLGDMDFKVAGTEKGITALQMDMKIPGLSLDIISQAVHQAKAARLHILEKMLQTIDQPRSEMSPYAPRLLTIKIDPDMIGLVIGPGGKTIKGITEETGARIDIEDDGTVTISAVDESKAKKARNIIQGMTRKLNEGDVYVGRVTRIIPIGAFVEFLPGKEGMIHISQLADYRVGKVEDEVTVGDEVIVKVREIDNKGRINLTRLGIHPDQATAAREAAAVNR; this is encoded by the coding sequence ATGGGAGAATTTGAGAAGTCAATATCCTTTGACGGACGGGATATTCGACTGAAGGTTGGTCAACTAGCTCCCCAGGCTGGTGGTTCAGTGTTGATCCAATCTGGGGACACAGCAGTTTTGGTGACGGCTACGCGATCGCAAGCCAGAGAGGGCATCGATTTTCTTCCCCTAACAGTAGATTACGAAGAAAGACTGTATGCGGCAGGTAGAATTCCTGGAGGAATAATGCGGCGCGAAGGTCGTCCGCCAGAAAGAGCAATTCTTACCAGCCGTCTCATTGACCGTCCACTACGTCCTTTGTTCCCGTCTTGGTTGCGAGATGACCTGCAAGTTGTTGCCCTGACGCTCTCGATGGATGAGTTGGTGCCACCTGATGTGCTAGCAGTAACAGGTGCTTCGATTGCCACCATGATCGCTAAGATACCATTTAATGGACCGATGGCGGCAGTGCGTGTTGGTCTAGTGGGAGATGATTTTATCATTAACCCTACCTATGCAGAAATAGAAGCTGGAGACTTGGATCTGATAGTTGCCGGTTCACCAGAAGGTGTGATCATGGTGGAAGCAGGAGCCAATCAACTCTCAGAAAGAGACATAATCGAAGCGATTGACTTTGGCTACGAAGCAGTACAGGATTTAATTAAGGCACAGTATGATTTAATTGCCGAACTCGGTCTGGAGATTCCCGTACAGGAGCCACCAGAGGTAGACGCAACCCTGGAAAATTATATACGCGATCGCGCTGCCGAGGAAATTAAGAAAATTCTGTCGCAATTTGATTTGGACAAAACAGCGCGAGATGCAGCTTTGGATGTCGTCAAGGAGTCAATTCAAACGGAGATCGCCGAACTTTCAGAAGAAGACTCTGTTCGCCTTGCAGCATCCGCAAATAATAAAGCAGTTGACAATACTTTCAAAGAACTTACCAAAAAGTTCATGCGCCGTCAAATCATCGAAGATAACGTTCGCGTTGACGGTCGCAAGCTTGATGAAGTACGTCCTGTATCTTGTCACGTTAGCATCGTCCCCAAGCGAGTCCACGGTAGTGGTTTATTTAACCGGGGGCTGACTCAGGTGCTCTCTGCTTGTACTCTCGGCACACCCGGAGATGCCCAATCATTAAACGATGACTTGCAACAGGATCAACACAAGCGCTACATGCACCATTACAACTTCCCACCGTTCTCTGTTGGGGAAACCAAACCCTTACGTGCGCCAGGACGACGGGAAATTGGACACGGGGCGCTTGCAGAAAGAGCTTTATTGCCTGTGCTACCGTCAAAAGAACAATTCCCCTACGTCATTCGGGTGGTATCAGAAGTGCTTTCTTCCAACGGTTCCACCTCAATGGGATCGGTGTGCGCTTCGACACTGGCGTTGATGGATGCAGGCGTCCCCATTTCCCAACCCGTCAGCGGTGCCGCAATGGGTCTGATTAAGGAAGGCGACGAAGTCAGAGTCCTGACTGACATTCAGGGTATTGAAGACTTTTTGGGTGACATGGACTTTAAAGTTGCTGGGACGGAAAAAGGGATTACCGCCTTGCAAATGGATATGAAAATCCCCGGCTTGTCTTTGGATATTATCTCCCAAGCCGTCCACCAAGCCAAAGCAGCACGGTTGCACATTCTGGAGAAAATGCTTCAGACAATTGATCAACCGCGCAGTGAAATGTCACCTTATGCCCCACGCCTGTTGACCATCAAGATTGATCCAGACATGATTGGTCTGGTCATTGGACCCGGAGGCAAGACGATTAAGGGCATCACAGAGGAAACTGGTGCGAGAATTGACATCGAAGATGATGGTACAGTAACCATTTCTGCTGTGGATGAAAGCAAGGCGAAAAAAGCGCGTAACATCATCCAAGGCATGACAAGAAAGCTGAATGAAGGTGATGTTTACGTAGGTCGTGTAACCCGAATTATACCGATAGGTGCGTTTGTAGAATTTCTGCCTGGTAAGGAAGGAATGATCCACATTTCGCAACTTGCTGACTATCGTGTTGGCAAAGTTGAGGATGAAGTCACAGTCGGTGATGAAGTGATTGTCAAAGTGCGAGAAATTGACAACAAAGGCAGGATTAATCTCACCCGTCTAGGTATTCACCCAGATCAGGCAACTGCAGCGCGGGAAGCAGCAGCAGTGAATCGGTAA
- a CDS encoding pre-16S rRNA-processing nuclease YqgF, whose product MTLREFLPTQPAILGFDPGRDKCGLAVMGLDRRLYHHQVVSATEAIAAIVSLRQKFPISLLIMGDQTTAKHWKQQLYDELADPLNVILVDERYTSLEARDRYWQMYPPKGFAKLLPQGLRQPPRPIDDIVAILLIERYLNRLTESVMRNEE is encoded by the coding sequence ATGACTTTGCGTGAATTTTTACCAACTCAACCAGCTATCTTGGGCTTCGACCCAGGTCGGGATAAGTGTGGTTTAGCTGTGATGGGGCTAGATAGGCGACTATATCATCACCAAGTTGTATCGGCAACTGAGGCGATCGCCGCTATTGTGTCGCTGCGTCAAAAGTTCCCCATTTCCTTACTAATCATGGGGGACCAAACCACAGCAAAACACTGGAAACAGCAACTGTATGATGAATTAGCAGATCCGCTGAACGTTATTTTAGTGGATGAGCGCTACACCAGCTTAGAGGCACGCGATCGCTATTGGCAGATGTATCCTCCCAAAGGGTTTGCGAAGCTTCTACCACAAGGCTTGCGACAACCACCACGACCAATAGACGACATTGTAGCTATCCTGTTAATTGAAAGATACCTCAATCGTTTAACTGAATCAGTGATGAGGAATGAAGAGTGA
- a CDS encoding CU044_2847 family protein: MELQTKIITVELADGTSVRVEATQIGERKINFQARPFEEVTTAIESLTKEIAEALHKVKPDRASVKFGVNIGIESGKLTALLVKGSNTANIEITLEWGQ, from the coding sequence ATGGAACTCCAAACCAAAATTATTACAGTAGAACTTGCTGATGGTACAAGTGTTAGAGTTGAAGCTACACAGATAGGCGAGCGCAAAATCAATTTTCAAGCCCGACCTTTTGAGGAAGTCACCACCGCGATAGAATCACTTACCAAAGAAATTGCGGAAGCATTACACAAGGTTAAGCCAGATAGAGCCAGTGTAAAGTTTGGTGTAAATATTGGCATTGAATCTGGTAAACTTACAGCTTTACTGGTAAAGGGTTCTAATACAGCTAATATAGAGATTACTTTAGAATGGGGTCAGTGA
- a CDS encoding pentapeptide repeat-containing protein → MPIESNSNSSQSHKQKPIPEHNLQPDDFEEVGENCLIPDDLATQQALSAISYVQSPQNTSALQQARSIFQGRNKQPVTVKPRALLLILVAIAITFIGVAINNWLIGILGTLLALLISLAVLLPAIVSAIQEWFSAEERALFIAFLGVVTGVIGGIKFSGVGDRILAWGRRVNWDASGTLAEWFGALGQILIAIVAVYVAWRQYVISKDLTIQQNLLTVQQNIITQQQTIDSYFQGISDLVLDEQGLLEDWPQERMIAEGRTAAILSSVDGSGKAKILRFLSRSKLLTPLKRDRHLGRAILDGAGGYAEDREAGLRVIDLGVMLAGSDLGSTDLRWTDLSEANLVRANLSGCDLVKANLSRTILYEAKLNGSDLNGTRLFYGSAENASPRSRSEPPNYETGEHTGAVIENADFTDVERMSDSARYYCCAWGGEKTRGTIPGGCEGIPNKLGR, encoded by the coding sequence ATGCCAATTGAATCCAACTCCAACTCATCCCAGTCTCACAAACAAAAACCTATCCCCGAACACAACTTACAACCAGATGACTTTGAGGAGGTAGGTGAAAATTGCCTCATACCAGATGATCTTGCCACTCAACAAGCCCTTTCCGCAATTTCATACGTGCAATCCCCGCAAAACACATCTGCCCTCCAACAAGCACGTTCCATCTTCCAAGGGCGCAATAAACAACCTGTCACAGTTAAACCCAGGGCATTGTTGCTGATCTTAGTCGCGATCGCCATCACTTTCATTGGAGTTGCCATCAATAACTGGTTAATTGGTATCTTAGGAACCCTGCTAGCTTTGCTCATTTCCTTAGCAGTGCTGTTACCAGCAATAGTCAGTGCAATACAAGAGTGGTTTTCAGCCGAAGAACGAGCGCTGTTTATTGCCTTTTTAGGAGTCGTAACAGGTGTTATTGGCGGGATTAAATTCAGTGGTGTCGGCGATCGCATCCTAGCTTGGGGACGCCGAGTTAACTGGGACGCTTCTGGGACACTCGCAGAATGGTTTGGCGCTTTGGGGCAAATTCTGATTGCCATTGTTGCCGTATATGTTGCTTGGCGACAGTACGTGATTTCCAAAGATTTGACAATTCAGCAAAACCTGCTCACCGTCCAGCAAAATATCATTACCCAGCAGCAAACCATTGATTCCTATTTCCAAGGCATCTCTGACTTAGTATTAGATGAACAAGGATTATTAGAAGATTGGCCCCAAGAACGGATGATTGCTGAAGGACGCACAGCAGCAATTTTAAGTAGTGTAGATGGCAGTGGTAAAGCGAAAATTCTCCGCTTTCTCTCGCGTTCCAAATTGCTGACACCCCTAAAACGCGATCGCCACCTTGGACGCGCTATTCTCGATGGTGCCGGTGGTTATGCAGAAGATCGGGAGGCGGGTTTGCGTGTTATCGATTTAGGGGTAATGCTTGCGGGATCAGATCTTGGTAGTACTGATTTGCGCTGGACTGATCTGTCGGAAGCAAATCTTGTCCGTGCTAACCTCAGTGGCTGTGATTTAGTAAAAGCTAATCTTTCGCGGACTATCTTATATGAAGCAAAACTCAATGGTTCTGATTTAAATGGAACTCGCCTATTCTATGGTTCTGCTGAAAACGCCTCGCCTCGTAGCCGCAGTGAACCACCAAACTATGAAACTGGCGAACACACAGGTGCTGTTATAGAAAATGCTGATTTCACTGATGTCGAGAGAATGTCTGATTCTGCACGTTACTATTGCTGCGCCTGGGGAGGCGAAAAAACCAGAGGTACTATCCCTGGTGGTTGCGAAGGCATTCCGAATAAGTTGGGTAGGTAG
- a CDS encoding SDR family oxidoreductase, which produces MKKLLITGGSGFLGWHLCQIAKQEWEIYGTYFSHSLEVPGIKMLKVDLTDFQELKQIFDAVQPAAVIHTAALSQPNFCQTHPDESHAINVKTSCNIAGLCADYSIPCAFTSTDLVFDGLYAPYRETDPVCPVNTYGEQKVMAEEGMLERNPMTAVCRMPLMFGMETPTATSFIQSFIQTLKQGKELNLFIDEFRTPVSGKTAAKGLLLALEKVKGRIHLGGKERISRYDFGCLLVEIFKLPANGLKACKQKDVKMAAPRPSDVSLDSSKAFSLGYQPLSLREELEDCRIFR; this is translated from the coding sequence ATGAAAAAACTATTAATCACTGGCGGTAGTGGTTTTTTAGGATGGCATCTTTGCCAGATAGCCAAACAAGAATGGGAAATCTATGGAACCTATTTTTCCCATTCTTTAGAAGTTCCAGGCATAAAAATGCTGAAAGTGGATTTGACAGATTTTCAAGAACTGAAACAAATATTTGATGCTGTTCAACCAGCAGCGGTGATTCATACAGCTGCATTATCCCAGCCGAATTTTTGCCAAACCCATCCAGATGAATCACACGCAATCAATGTCAAAACATCCTGCAATATTGCGGGACTTTGTGCAGATTATTCTATTCCTTGCGCTTTTACATCAACAGACTTGGTTTTTGATGGCTTATATGCTCCCTATCGTGAGACAGATCCTGTGTGTCCTGTCAATACTTATGGTGAGCAAAAAGTCATGGCTGAGGAAGGTATGCTAGAGCGTAATCCTATGACTGCTGTGTGCCGTATGCCCTTAATGTTTGGTATGGAAACACCCACAGCAACAAGCTTTATACAATCTTTTATTCAAACTCTTAAACAGGGAAAAGAGTTAAATTTATTCATAGATGAATTCCGGACGCCAGTCAGTGGAAAAACTGCGGCAAAAGGTCTATTATTAGCATTGGAAAAAGTGAAAGGACGCATTCACTTAGGAGGAAAAGAGAGAATTTCACGGTATGATTTTGGTTGCTTATTAGTGGAGATTTTTAAACTTCCTGCAAATGGGTTAAAAGCCTGCAAACAAAAAGATGTAAAAATGGCAGCACCTAGACCATCTGATGTTTCTTTAGATAGTTCCAAAGCTTTTTCTTTAGGTTATCAACCTCTATCCTTGCGAGAAGAATTAGAAGATTGCAGAATATTTCGTTAA
- a CDS encoding DEAD/DEAH box helicase produces MAILHGSWFIQNQGSCFFIWGETWRTLGTNSLKSASSDVSLHPLGMTPVELVEWLHSRNISIVGMTQTQDVETLHTTSPRNRKTRKAASATAVMPTYSQIIALPTHILENTEEGTASIFPAHSATLVLETETPQYLQPWLVEGFCLNPQEAIKFLTSLPLSVTNEEDAFLGGDLRFWVQVARWSLDLISRCKFLPIIQRQPDNSVVAKWQALLDSAQDGTRLEKFSQLMPLACRTYQGHEGDQGVTSSSSPSYPHINLPLEPQELLQGFLNTTIDTQIRAMVGSQTVVETRVMASLPAAVRQWLHSLTAASSATTISTVPHSPTGDVFGSNQNRHNTVSADPFGVERLEAALKAWTMPLQYQMGATNHFRTCFILRSPQSRETDWTLAYFLQAADDPNFLVDATTIWNHPLEKFVYQNRTIEQPQETFLRGLGLASRLYPLIQPSLESPNPKSCRLNPIQAYEFIKSVVWRFEDSGLGVVLPPTLANREGWANRLGLKITAQTSKKKQERLGLQSLLNFKWELAIGGQTLSKAEFDKLVALNSPLVEINGEWVELRPQDIKTAQTFFASRKEQMALSLEDALRLSTGDTQTIEKLPVVSFEASGALQELVTTLTNNKAVEPLPTPASFQGKLRPYQERGMAWLAFLEKWGLGACLADDMGLGKTIQFIAFLLHLKEQETLEKPTLLVCPTSVLGNWEREVKKFAPTLKVLQYHGDKRPKGKAFLEVANKHDIVITSYSLIQRDIKSLQNVPWQNIVLDEAQNVKNSEAKQSQAVRQIESTFRIALTGTPVENRLQELWSILDFLNPGYLGNRQFFQRRFAIPIEKYGDAASLNQLRSLVQPFILRRLKTDREIIQDLPEKQEMTVFCGLAAQQAQLYQKVVEESLAEIEEAEGLQRRGMILALLIKLKQICNHPSHYLKQDTLEKYHSGKLQRLQEMLEMAIAGGERALIFTQFAEWGKLLKPYLEKQMGRETLFLYGSTQKKQREEMVDRFQHDPQGPPIMILSLKAGGVGLNLTRANHVFHYDRWWNPAVENQATDRVFRIGQTRNVQVHKFVCTGTLEEKIHDMMESKKQLAEQVVGAGEEWLTELDTDQLRNLLILDRSAVIEEETE; encoded by the coding sequence ATGGCAATTTTACATGGTAGTTGGTTCATACAAAATCAGGGTAGTTGTTTCTTTATTTGGGGAGAGACTTGGCGAACTCTTGGGACGAATTCGCTTAAGAGTGCATCATCAGATGTATCATTACATCCCTTAGGGATGACACCAGTAGAATTAGTTGAATGGCTGCATTCGCGTAACATTTCCATTGTTGGAATGACACAGACACAAGATGTGGAGACGTTGCATACAACATCTCCACGAAATCGGAAAACACGCAAAGCTGCCAGTGCTACTGCTGTAATGCCAACGTACTCGCAAATCATTGCCTTACCAACTCATATCTTAGAAAATACTGAGGAGGGAACAGCATCAATATTCCCAGCACATTCTGCCACGTTAGTTTTAGAAACAGAAACTCCGCAGTACCTACAACCATGGCTTGTTGAAGGCTTTTGTCTCAACCCCCAAGAGGCAATAAAATTTCTCACTTCGTTACCCCTAAGCGTCACTAACGAGGAGGATGCCTTTTTAGGGGGAGATTTACGCTTTTGGGTGCAGGTTGCCCGCTGGAGTTTAGATTTAATCTCGCGCTGTAAGTTTTTGCCTATAATTCAACGGCAACCAGATAATTCCGTCGTCGCCAAATGGCAAGCACTTCTAGATAGTGCCCAAGACGGAACTCGCCTGGAAAAGTTTTCCCAATTGATGCCACTGGCTTGTCGGACTTATCAGGGACATGAGGGAGATCAGGGAGTAACATCCTCCTCATCCCCCTCATACCCTCATATAAACTTGCCGCTTGAACCCCAAGAATTGCTACAGGGATTTCTTAATACTACGATAGATACCCAAATACGAGCGATGGTGGGTTCCCAAACTGTGGTAGAAACCAGAGTGATGGCGTCTTTACCGGCTGCGGTGCGACAGTGGTTACATTCTCTGACGGCTGCGTCATCTGCCACCACTATAAGCACAGTACCACATTCTCCTACGGGAGATGTGTTCGGTTCTAATCAAAACCGCCATAACACAGTCAGTGCCGATCCGTTTGGAGTAGAACGACTCGAGGCGGCGCTGAAAGCATGGACGATGCCTCTGCAATATCAAATGGGGGCGACAAACCACTTTCGTACCTGTTTTATACTGCGTTCTCCACAGTCAAGGGAGACAGATTGGACTTTGGCTTATTTTCTACAAGCGGCTGATGATCCAAATTTTCTAGTGGATGCGACAACGATTTGGAACCATCCTTTAGAAAAATTTGTTTATCAAAATCGAACAATTGAACAACCGCAAGAGACATTTTTGCGAGGTTTGGGATTGGCTTCGCGATTGTATCCACTCATTCAACCCAGTTTAGAAAGCCCAAATCCGAAATCTTGCCGCCTCAACCCGATTCAGGCTTACGAGTTTATCAAGTCTGTGGTTTGGCGGTTTGAAGATAGTGGTTTGGGTGTTGTTTTGCCTCCCACTTTAGCGAACCGCGAGGGATGGGCAAACCGTTTGGGTTTAAAAATCACTGCCCAAACGTCGAAGAAAAAGCAGGAACGATTGGGTTTGCAGAGTCTGTTGAATTTTAAGTGGGAATTAGCAATTGGTGGGCAGACTCTTTCCAAGGCAGAGTTTGACAAGTTGGTGGCGTTGAATAGCCCACTGGTAGAAATTAACGGCGAGTGGGTGGAATTGCGACCCCAAGATATCAAGACAGCGCAAACATTTTTTGCTTCTCGCAAAGAACAAATGGCGCTGTCTTTAGAAGACGCTTTGCGCCTCAGTACAGGGGACACCCAGACGATTGAAAAATTACCAGTGGTCAGCTTTGAGGCGTCTGGGGCATTGCAAGAGTTAGTCACAACCTTGACGAACAACAAAGCCGTCGAACCTCTGCCCACACCCGCGAGTTTCCAAGGAAAGTTACGACCTTATCAAGAACGCGGGATGGCGTGGCTTGCCTTTCTGGAAAAATGGGGCTTGGGCGCTTGTCTGGCGGATGATATGGGATTGGGAAAAACGATTCAGTTCATCGCCTTCCTATTACATCTTAAAGAACAGGAAACACTGGAAAAACCAACCCTGCTAGTTTGCCCAACTTCAGTTTTAGGAAACTGGGAACGGGAAGTCAAGAAATTTGCCCCAACACTAAAAGTTTTGCAATATCACGGTGACAAACGCCCCAAAGGTAAGGCATTTTTGGAAGTAGCAAACAAGCATGATATAGTCATCACCAGTTACTCGCTGATTCAGCGCGATATCAAATCATTGCAGAATGTTCCTTGGCAGAACATTGTTTTAGATGAAGCACAGAATGTGAAAAATTCTGAGGCGAAGCAGTCGCAGGCGGTACGACAAATAGAATCTACGTTTCGCATTGCCCTAACAGGAACACCAGTAGAAAATAGACTGCAAGAACTTTGGTCGATTTTGGATTTTCTCAATCCAGGATATTTGGGAAATCGGCAATTTTTCCAGCGGCGCTTTGCCATACCAATTGAAAAGTATGGTGATGCAGCTTCATTGAATCAATTGCGTTCATTAGTCCAACCTTTTATTCTGCGTCGTTTGAAAACTGACCGCGAAATTATTCAAGACTTGCCAGAAAAACAGGAGATGACTGTATTTTGTGGTCTGGCGGCCCAACAGGCACAACTGTATCAAAAAGTGGTAGAAGAGTCTCTGGCTGAGATTGAAGAAGCTGAAGGCTTGCAACGTAGAGGCATGATTTTAGCTTTACTTATCAAGCTAAAACAAATTTGTAATCACCCATCACATTATTTGAAGCAAGACACATTGGAAAAATATCATTCCGGAAAACTCCAGCGCTTGCAAGAAATGTTGGAGATGGCGATCGCAGGTGGTGAACGCGCTTTAATTTTCACTCAGTTTGCAGAGTGGGGTAAGTTGCTAAAACCATATCTGGAAAAACAGATGGGGCGAGAAACGTTGTTTTTATATGGCAGTACTCAGAAAAAACAACGTGAGGAAATGGTAGACCGTTTCCAACACGATCCCCAAGGACCACCAATTATGATTCTGTCGCTAAAAGCTGGTGGTGTGGGACTAAATTTAACACGGGCAAATCATGTTTTCCACTATGACAGATGGTGGAACCCAGCAGTGGAAAATCAGGCAACAGATAGAGTTTTTCGGATTGGTCAAACCCGCAATGTTCAAGTCCATAAATTTGTTTGCACTGGCACTTTGGAAGAAAAAATTCACGACATGATGGAAAGTAAAAAACAACTTGCTGAACAAGTTGTCGGTGCTGGTGAAGAGTGGCTAACTGAACTTGATACAGACCAACTTCGCAATTTGCTCATACTTGATCGCAGTGCAGTTATAGAAGAGGAAACCGAATGA
- a CDS encoding tetratricopeptide repeat protein, with amino-acid sequence MVNWRCFVTSGFLTTIFLSGCGNWAKSPGQNSKQVIEEINVAQLMTKANETQKAEDYFNKGNHLSNLHRYDEAIAAYDKVISIKSKSAEAWINKGNALTALQHYDDAVKSYDEAISIKADKHEAWFNKGNVLIKMQRYEEALASYEKAIAIKADKHEAWINRGITLTKLQRYQEALASYDQAIAIQPNKHEAYYNKACTYAIQNKTELAVKNLKKAINLFPGKYRQLAKTDSDFEKIRSNKQFQELIQ; translated from the coding sequence ATGGTCAATTGGCGCTGCTTTGTTACCTCTGGGTTTTTGACGACTATATTTCTGTCTGGCTGTGGTAACTGGGCAAAATCACCTGGACAAAATAGCAAGCAAGTGATAGAGGAAATTAATGTTGCCCAGCTGATGACAAAAGCCAATGAGACTCAAAAGGCAGAAGACTATTTTAATAAAGGGAATCATTTGAGCAACTTGCATCGCTACGATGAAGCAATAGCTGCATACGATAAAGTTATATCCATTAAATCTAAGAGTGCTGAAGCATGGATTAATAAAGGTAATGCATTAACTGCTTTGCAACACTACGACGATGCTGTAAAATCGTATGACGAAGCAATTTCCATTAAAGCAGACAAGCATGAAGCATGGTTTAACAAAGGTAATGTTCTCATAAAAATGCAACGTTATGAAGAAGCGTTAGCATCCTATGAGAAGGCAATTGCCATTAAAGCAGACAAACATGAAGCTTGGATAAACAGAGGTATAACCCTAACAAAGTTGCAACGCTATCAGGAAGCGTTAGCATCTTATGATCAAGCGATCGCTATTCAACCAAACAAGCATGAAGCTTATTATAACAAAGCTTGCACTTATGCTATACAAAACAAGACTGAATTAGCAGTTAAGAACCTGAAAAAAGCAATTAACCTTTTTCCAGGGAAGTACAGGCAGTTAGCAAAAACTGACTCTGATTTTGAGAAAATTCGTAGCAACAAACAATTTCAGGAATTGATTCAATAG